The sequence TCCTCGAGTTCTCCTCCTACAGCCGCGGCGGGATGATCTACACGAAGGAGACCTTGCTGGCGCTCGAGCCCGCCGGGCACAACGGCGCCCCGACCTCGCCCGTGCCCATCCCCGCCGACCGGGGCATGCCCCTCGAGCGGGGCGCACTGCCCAAGCGGAGCATGCCCTGATGACGCCGGGACAAATCGCGTTCTGGATCCTCGCGGTGATGGCCGTCGGCTCGGCCGTGGGCGTCGTGCTGAGGCGCAACCCCATTCACAGCGCGCTCTTCCTCGTGGCGCATCTCGCGACGCTGGCCGCGCTCTTCCTCAAGATGCGCGCCGAGTTCCTCGCGGCCGCGCAGGTCATCGTGTACGCCGGCGCCATCGCCGTCCTCTTCGTCTTCGCCATCATGGTGCTGATCCCGGGCAAGGAGGAGACCGGCCCCGACCCGCTGCGCTCGCAGCGCCTGCTCGCCGTGCCGGTGGGGGGGCTCCTGCTCGTCCTCCTGGCGGTGATGCTGCGCTCGGCGCTGTTCAAGGGCCAAGCGCCGGCGGCGGCCGTGCCCGGCGGCGTGGCCGCGATCGGCCGGGCGCTCTTCACGGACTACCTCTTCCCGTTCGAGGTCACGTCGGTGCTGCTCCTAGTCGCCCTGGTCGGCGTGATGGCCTTGGCCAAGCGCAGGACGGCGTAGCATGGTCCCCACGTCCGACTACGTCGGGCTCTCGGCCGTCCTCTTCGTCATCGGCGTGCTGGGCGTGCTGGTCCGGCGCGACCCGCTCGTGATCTTCATGTCGATCGAGATCATGCTCAACGCCGCCAATCTCGCCCTCGTGGCCTTCGGCCAGCGCCACGGCTCCGTCGACGGACAGGTGCTCGTGTTCTTCGTCTTGTGCGTGGCCGCCGCGGAAGTCGCGGTCGGGCTCGCGATCATCGTCGCCATCTTCCGGCTCCGCCGCCGCCTCTCGGTGGACGAGCTGTCGCTGATGCGGGGGTAGCGTAATGGCGCAAACGAAGGCCGCGGTCCCCAGCGCCAGGCTCGACGCCGCGCTGGCCGGGAAACTCCTCATCCAGATGCAGCTGATCCGGCGCTTCGAGGAGAAGGCCGCCGAGATGTACTCAATGGGCAAGATCGGCGGGTTCCTGCACCTCTACATCGGCCAGGAGGCCGTGGCGGTCGGCGCCACGTCCGCGCTGCGCCCGGACGACTACTCCGTGTCGTCCTATCGCGAGCACGGCCACTGCCTTGCCAAGGGCTCCGACCCGAAGCGCATCATGGCCGAGCTCTTCGGACGGCGCGACGGGCTCAGCCACGGCAAGGGCGGCTCCATGCACCTCTTCGACAAGAGCGTCAACTTCCTCGGCGGCCACGGCATCGTCGGCGCCCACCTGCCGCTGGCGGCCGGCGCCGGCTTCGGCATCAAGTACCAGGGCGGTGACCAGGTGGTGCTCTGCTTCTTCGGCGACGGCGCGGTGCCGGCGGGCGAGTTCCACGAGTCGCTTAACCTCGCGGCGCTCTGGAAGCTGCCGGTCCTCTTCATCTGCGAGAACAACCGTTACGCCATGGGCACGGCCATCCACCGGGCCCTCGCGCAGACGGAGATCTGGCGTTTCGCCGAGACGTACGGCATTCACGGCGAGCCGGTGGACGGCATGGACGTGCTGGCGGTGCGCGAATGCGTCGGGCGGGCCGTGGAGCGGGCGCGGCGGGACCGGTCCCCGGCCCTCATCGAGGCGCGCACCTACCGCTTCCGGGGGCACTCGATGCGGGACCCGGCGGGCGCGATCTACCGCACCAAGGAGGAGGTCGAGCGCGAGAAGCTGCGCGACCCGATCGAGCTCTTCTCCGAGCGCTGCGTGAAGGACGGGGCGCTGACCGCCGCCGACATCAAGATGATCGAGAAGTCCGTGAGCGATCAGGTGGACGAGGCCGTCGCCTTCGCCGAAGCCTCGCCCCCGCCCGCGCCGGAAGAGCTCTTCACAGACGTGTACAAGGACTAGCGCGATGGCCGTCATGACGTATCGCGAAGCGCTCAACCTGGCCTTGAGAGAGGAGATGCGCCGCGACCCGCGCGTCTACGTCATGGGCGAAGAGGTCGGCCTCTACGAGGGCGCCTACAAGGTGACGCAGGGCCTCCTCAAAGAGTTCGGGGAGAAGCGCATCATCGACACGCCGATCTGCGAGTCGGGCTTCACCGGGGTCGGCGTGGGCTCGGCCATGCTGGGGCTGCGCCCCGTGATCGAGATGATGACGTTCAACTTCTCCATCCTGGCGCTCGACCAGATCGTGAACTCGGCCGCCAAGCTCTGCTACATGTCGGGCGGCCAGTACAACATCCCCATCGTCATCCGCGGCCCCGGCGGGCCCGCCTCGCAGCTCGCGGCGCAGCACTCGCAGAGCATGGAAGTGTACTTCTACCACGTGCCGGGGCTCAAGGTCGTCCGCCCCTCGACGCCGGCCGACGCCAAGGGCCTGCTCAAGTCCGCCATCCGGGACGACAACCCGGTCATCTTCATCGAGTCCGAGACGCTGTACGCCATCAAGGGCGAGGTGCCCGAGGACCCGGACTTCCTGATCCCGTTGGGCCAGGCCGCAATCCGCCGTGAGGGCACCGACATCACCGTCGTCGCGTACATGGGCATGCTCTACCGCGCCCTCGAGGTCGCCGAGGAGCTCGCCAAGGACGGCATCTCCATCGAGATCGTCGACCCGCGGACCCTGCGCCCGATGGACACGGCCACGATCCTGGGCTCGGTGCGCAAGACCCACCGCTGCGCCGTGATCGAGGCGGGCGCGGGCTTCGCCGGCATGGGGTCGGAGATCGCCGCCACCATCCAGGAAGAGGCCTTCGACGACCTCGACGCGCCGGTCTGCCGCATCACAGGCGAGAACGCGCCCATGCCCTACGCGAAGAACCTCGAGCTGCTCAAGACCCCCTCCAAGGCAAAGATCGCCGCGGCTATCCGAAAGGTGTGCGCATGATCACCAAGGTCATAATGCCCAAGCTCAGCGAGGCCATGGAGACCGGCAAGGTCATCAAGTGGCTGAAGAAGGAAGGCGACGCCATCAAGGGCGGCGACGTCATCGCCGAGATCGAGACCGACAAGGCCAACGTGGAGATCGAGGCCTTCGGCGGTGGTGTCCTGCGCAAGATCGTGGTCCACGAGGGCGGGCAGGTGCCGGTGGGCGAGCTGATCGGCGTGATCGCCGACGCCGCGGATGACATCGGCGCCGTCGCCTCCGCCGCTCCGCCGCCTCCGGCTCCCGCGTCGGCTCCGGCGGCGGCCCCGCTGCCGGCCCCGCTGCCGGCCATGGAGTCCTACCGGTCGGTGCCGGAGACGAGCGCCGTGGTGCCGATGGCGGCGGTGTCCTCTGTGGGGGCGCCGGCAGGCGGCAGGGTCAAGGCCTCGCCGCTGGCCCGCAAGGTCGCCGCCCAGTCCGGCGTGGACCTGCGATTGATC is a genomic window of Candidatus Rokuibacteriota bacterium containing:
- a CDS encoding NADH-quinone oxidoreductase subunit J; translation: MTPGQIAFWILAVMAVGSAVGVVLRRNPIHSALFLVAHLATLAALFLKMRAEFLAAAQVIVYAGAIAVLFVFAIMVLIPGKEETGPDPLRSQRLLAVPVGGLLLVLLAVMLRSALFKGQAPAAAVPGGVAAIGRALFTDYLFPFEVTSVLLLVALVGVMALAKRRTA
- the nuoK gene encoding NADH-quinone oxidoreductase subunit NuoK — encoded protein: MVPTSDYVGLSAVLFVIGVLGVLVRRDPLVIFMSIEIMLNAANLALVAFGQRHGSVDGQVLVFFVLCVAAAEVAVGLAIIVAIFRLRRRLSVDELSLMRG
- the pdhA gene encoding pyruvate dehydrogenase (acetyl-transferring) E1 component subunit alpha; translation: MAQTKAAVPSARLDAALAGKLLIQMQLIRRFEEKAAEMYSMGKIGGFLHLYIGQEAVAVGATSALRPDDYSVSSYREHGHCLAKGSDPKRIMAELFGRRDGLSHGKGGSMHLFDKSVNFLGGHGIVGAHLPLAAGAGFGIKYQGGDQVVLCFFGDGAVPAGEFHESLNLAALWKLPVLFICENNRYAMGTAIHRALAQTEIWRFAETYGIHGEPVDGMDVLAVRECVGRAVERARRDRSPALIEARTYRFRGHSMRDPAGAIYRTKEEVEREKLRDPIELFSERCVKDGALTAADIKMIEKSVSDQVDEAVAFAEASPPPAPEELFTDVYKD
- a CDS encoding pyruvate dehydrogenase complex E1 component subunit beta, with translation MAVMTYREALNLALREEMRRDPRVYVMGEEVGLYEGAYKVTQGLLKEFGEKRIIDTPICESGFTGVGVGSAMLGLRPVIEMMTFNFSILALDQIVNSAAKLCYMSGGQYNIPIVIRGPGGPASQLAAQHSQSMEVYFYHVPGLKVVRPSTPADAKGLLKSAIRDDNPVIFIESETLYAIKGEVPEDPDFLIPLGQAAIRREGTDITVVAYMGMLYRALEVAEELAKDGISIEIVDPRTLRPMDTATILGSVRKTHRCAVIEAGAGFAGMGSEIAATIQEEAFDDLDAPVCRITGENAPMPYAKNLELLKTPSKAKIAAAIRKVCA